A segment of the Corylus avellana chromosome ca2, CavTom2PMs-1.0 genome:
GAGAGCTCTGGATGGGCTCCAGGGTCCAATGTATGTAGGGACTGGCTGCATTTTCAGAAGAACTGCACTTTATGGGTTTAGTCCTCCTAGAGCCACAGAACACCACGGGTGGTTTGGTAGAAGGAAAATCAAGTTGTTTTTAAGGAAGGCCAAGGTGGCAAAGAAGGAAGAGGATGAAATAGCTTTGCCCATCAATGAGGATTACAATGATGTCGATGATGATGCGGATATTGAGTCCTTGCTTCTTCCCAAAAGGTTTGGTAACTCTAATTCTCTGGCTGCGTCTATCCCAGTAGCAGAATACCAGGGAAGGTTGCTTCAAGATTTACAAGGGAAAGGCAAGCAAGGCAGGCCAGCCGGTTCTCTTGCAGTGCCTCGTGAACCTTTAGATGCTGCAACTGTGGCAGAGGCGATAAGTGTTATTTCTTGCTTCTATGAGGACAAAACTGAGTGGGGAAAAAGGGTGGGATGGATATATGGTTCTGTAACAGAAGATGTGGTAACTGGTTATAGAATGCACAATAGAGGGTGGAGATCAGTGTACTGTGTTACCAAAAGGGATGCATTCAGAGGGACAGCTCCTATTAATCTGACAGACAGGCTACACCAAGTGCTTCGATGGGCGACAGGGTCGGTTGAGATTTTCTTCTCAAGAAACAATGCATTATTCGCGAGTCGCCGAATGAAATTCTTGCAGAGGGTTGCATATTTCAATGTGGGAATGTACCCTTTCACATCCTTGTTTCTCATAGTCTATTGCTTCTTGCCTGCAGTTTCTCTATTTTCAGGGCAGTTCATAGTCCAATCCCTCAGTGTGACCTTTCTAGTGTTCTTGTTGGCCATCACCCTCACCTTGTGCATGCTAGCAATTCTTGAAATCAAATGGTCTGGCATCACTCTCCATGATTGGTGGCGAAACGAACAGTTTTGGTTGATCGGCGGAACGAGTGCCCATCCTGCTGCTGTGCTACAAGGATTATTGAAGGTTATAGCGGGAGTCGACATCTCATTCACATTGACCTCAAAGGCCAACACTCCTGAAGATGGAGATGAGGAATTTGCAGATCTATATGAGGTTAAGTGGAGCTTCTTAATGATCCCTCCAATCACAATCATAATGGTGAACATGATTGCAATTGCTGTTGGAGCATCCAGAACAATGTACAGCCAATTCCCTGAGTGGAGCAAGCTCATTGGAGGGGTGTTCTTCAGCTTCTGGGTGTTGTGCCATCTCTATCCATTTGCAAAGGGGTTGATGGGAAGGAGGGGAAGGGTTCCAACCATTGTCTTTGTCTGGTCTGGATTGCTCTCCATCATTATTTCTTTGCTTTGGGTGTATATTAGTCCTCCTTCTGCCACACAGGATTACATGAAGTTCCAGTTCCCTTGAATGAATGTCCTTCCTTGGCAGCTGTAAATCCAGTTGCAGCCAACAGAAATGAAGTTCCTCAGCTTCATGTTGTAGTTACTAGTTTTGTTGTTTTCACATTGAATGTTATTGGCTTGCACtctgattctttctttctttttttctaatactCCTCTGTAATTTTGAATGGTAGTGGGTTGCCCATTTCATATTTCAAGGAGCTTCTGTTGTTATCTCTCTTCTAAAACCATTAACAAATGATTTTATTATGTTCTGAGACTGATTTAGACAGACAATTAACAGCACTGGGCAATCTCAAGCTTCATATAAATTGTATTGAGCATATTTATAAATTGTTTTCCTGAATCTGTCGCTCTTACTGCATCAAGAGCAGGCAAAAGGGTAAAATCCTATAAAAATCTTCTTATGCTGAATTCCCCCACATTTTCTTCACGATCATCCCATTATCAATATTCAATGGTCTTTGTATAATTGCACATAACAGTCTTGCTCAAAGCATTGTCCTGTCCTCTGCAATTAACAGCACTGGGCAATCTCAAGCTTCATATAAATTGTATTGAGCATATTTACAAATTGTTTTCCTGAATCTGTCGCTCTCACTGCATCAAGAGCAGGCAAAATGGTAAAATCCTATAAAAATCTTCTTATGCTGAATTCCCCCACATTTTCTTCCCGATCATCCCATTATCAATATTCAATGGTCTTTGTATAATTGCACATAACAGTCTTGCTCAAAGCATTGTCCTGTCCTCTGTTTTCTTGCAACTAGCTTTTGTGATGGCAGAAAAAGGACACTGAAAGGTGATAAGATTCTTGATCCATCTTGCCAGTGTCTTCTCAACTAGATGCCAAATTTGGCCATTCATGGCACTTCTCATAAGGTGCTCCATGCTTACAATCTCATCATACATCTTAATTTGGCATATATTGCGCATTGCATATGTCAGTAGTCGTTAATGTCCCACATAATTATTAGGAGCCATCCTCCTGAAAATGCTGTTTACTTGCTTATTCACAACCGCAACTATTCGTACGAAACCAAAAAGAAACCCCTCAAGTTCGtgtaaaatggagaagaatcATATTACggtctaattttattttattttattacttatatTCGCTATGTGGTaacatatatactattaaattagtaaaatttaatttaaaccgTAAAATAGTTCGATGGAGTAGATTATAGTCCCCGAGGGTGGACAACCAAGCTCAAGAACTTAGCCATCCCTAGTATGTGCATTAATAAATGCTGTGCGTGCGTGGCTCCAAAAGTCAGAGTTACATATGTAACGATTTTTCAAATGGTCCCATTGATCACAATCATGATGGAGGTACATTGTTGTATTGGAGTAGGATTAGCAAGGAGATGCATATGTCGTTTGTCCTACTTCGTGATACCAGCTGCAAATGGCCCACAAGCTTCAAGTCTACTTCTTTGCTTTCTACTTCGGAAAAGTTTCCATCATATCCCATTATCCCTCTTATATTTATTCGTGGCCTCACTTAGCAAACCTTTGCTTGTCAACTGAATTGCGTTTGAAGCAAACTAGTTTTACCTGGAGTACATTGGTGCCCTCCGAAAGATTCGGATTCTTGAAATTAAGTTTGTCCGAATTTTAGCTCTTAAGAGAAGATGCGGGGCTCACCTGCCCCAACAAGATAAACCCGACACCTTAGGTTGCCAAGGACAAGTGACTCTCCCCATCTTTCTCTCTTAAGCTATTCGAATTTTATAGAAATTGGAACAGTCTAATTCCAGATAACCCTCATTCGATTCTAGTACTTCACTCTAAGAAGTTTTGACAAAATAACTTCAACTAGCACTAAGAACTTAAAAGACGATAAAAAATGTGATCCTCATATCCTAACTTAGTCTActcaaattttatagaaattcaGATAGTCTATTTTACCGAATTCTCATCTCTCTCACTTTAAAATGTGTTGACAAACAAAAGGCTATAAGAGTTGCACCTAGCATCCTGTCTAGGTATCTTGGCCAGCTAACTCTTATCGAATCCATTGTTAGGAGCTTTTGAGAGTTGGAGAATGCATACTCATCAGCAGCCAAATGCTGCCTTTATACCCTACAAACTAGAAATATTTAAGACcccttctccttttgttttagaattttctCGGCCTACCAACCATCCATAGCACATTTTTAGGGCATTTATGGCTCAAACCATGTGGGTTTTTTAGGTACAAAAAGGTATACGTCCTACGCCCTTGGACTTTCAGGTTGGGGGGGTCTCTAATATGTTGTAAAATACATGTAACTTGGACAACAAGTTGTGTTGGTGGAACAACAGGTTGTTAATGGTCCCTCAACCTCGGATCAAGTCGCCGGCTGTTTCTAGCTGTAAAGGTCCCCCGTGGCCTCCTCCTTTTCACCCCTTACATGTGTGCTTgccccttttcttcttttgtaccTTTCCTCACATGCTACAACGACTTCTACATGTTTTACACCCAGAAGCTCAAACGGGGGTATGTATTCCAGAAGTTGCGCCAGAGCCCACCACAACCGTGTCCTATTAGGATTCtctcaaatttttcaaaatatgagagctgagattttaaaattcaagaatctcatattttataaaatttgaggAGATCTCAATATCACGGTGTCacaccttcaaaaaaaaatatctgttgtcttttgttttctaatctcaaaacaaaaatacaaacaaacaacgaAAAACACCAAAccctctaaataaattttagctCTATGTCACatcacaacaaattttttttttttttttcaagataaaTACTATCAATGccaagtatttctcttttttcaaaccataaacaaacaaacagaaaaaaaaatgtcccaAAACTAGATTAACAAACACCCCATGTGATCCGCCCTTTCATAGGCAGATTGAGACACCGACACCTCGGACATTCCTTGAGGTCCAAACTTTCAGTTTAGATTGAAGGCCAGGTGTggtttattatgttatttagGTAATATGAGTAAAATAATAGATGAACAGTATCGGCATGCAAAATGTGGACCAACTGACGCGTCTACGGCCGCTGTACCTCTCAGTACCTTTGAATGACATTTTTAACCCCATTTTACgcaatcatttttattaaccTTCAAGTTGTTGTTACCACGCCGAATGAGTTgatacaacaacaacaaaaaaaaaaagaaaaaaagaaaagaatcaggATTATCACATATGAAGCAAGCCCCGGCCAATTCCATCCACATGAATAACCTACTCTCTCCTAACCCAAAAATTACACATATTTGAGGTGGGGTGCTGGGGCGGTGGGAAAGAATCTACTCACTGTTTTGctgtctttctctctcctcatGGTCCGATTTACATACCGGTTGGTTTTCGAATTTCTGACTATGAAATTGGTCTGTCGGTCGCCCTTCCCTGCTCCCATTTGCCAATTTGCCCACCACCTCTCTTCTAGAACAATCTAGCCAtaccaaatgattaaaaacaaaattgaattaGCACATGATTAGAATAATTGTGACAGCAAAGCTGTCAATGTCAGACTGATCTTTTATGATTTTCACCACCCATCTTTGTGTAGGCCCTGGCCCCAGCGACTGTTGCAGGGtcctaatcattttttttttataattataaattaaaccTAAGCATCCCAGCCGGTAAGTTAGCAGCCAACAAagttaaatacttaattaaaaaaaaaaaaaaaactctatacTGACTAATCCAGAAGATGAATATAGAACAATCTAATCTAATCATAGAGCAGACTGACCACATGTAAGCCCCTGATTCCACGAGACTCCATGCCACAAGCCACGTGTGATGCCAGGGCCAAGGGAATCGGTCCCCCGTACCCCTACTCTGGACACATCCTACGCAACAATGTCATCTGGGTCCCTCCCTGATGCCACCATTAACTTTATTAAcaattattagttaatctcttCTTCTGGTggataatttattataaatccATTTCAAAAAGCGAGAAGAACAAGGGATTGCCAATGCCAGCAATGTGTGCGAAGGGAAACCAGCGGGAGGGTAGCTCACAAGTCTTCCGCCAATGCCACCGCGGCGCACATGTTATCTCTCATGCATTAGATTCTTCCAATGCCCTCGATCCCTCTTGTTTTGCCTAATTTGGCTCTCCAGCCGGCACCCACGGGCGCATTCTAGACACACACACCCACTACAAGTAAATGGACAACTTCGACGGCAATTAAACATAATGCACCTTTTGCCCATCACACTCCACCATTTTCACAAATATCTTCCACGCTAAATAAAATAGGTGGAGTGCAAACCCTTCAGCACTTGAGCCACCCTATACTGCAAAGGGTACCCTTCCACTCACTCCTTGAATGCTATATCCTAAACCCCAACAATTTTAACGAAAGGGAAGACGGTGAATATAGCATGTACTTAGAAAGAGAGGAAACTCCAAAGAACAAAGACAGTCTAGACAGAGACACCAGCCAAAGACAGGATGTTTGCCTAAATAATTTGATGTTTATGGATATTAAAAGTGCAATTTGGTCATTTACGTTGTCTCCACTACCACGTGTAATATCAGCCTCCATTGCAGTTGCAGAACAgcttttcttcaacttttttttgacACAGGCTCTGTTTGGCCCTATAATCAATAATGACCACGATGCTACACGATATCTAAACTGAGTCTATACATGATATACAATAACAAATTGAATAtccttttttttggttttattttcagATGCAGGAATAATAGAATAGAGTACAAATTTCCTGGGAAAtgagttaataataataacaacactaaaatataaatataaatcaaTAAGGGGAAGAAAAATTTCGTAGAGGTCATGgtcaaaagaagaaagagaagaaaacacaaaataatgaagaagtaaaaaatggaaaatcagAAGGGAGCAAAAGAAGTGACAAAACAGTCCTGGTGGGGAATTTACCGGCTGAGTGGTAATTTTGTTCAGTGAGAAAGTCCATACAAATCGTAGGGTACCCAGAGCGCGTCCAGCGGGCAGGGCTTCCTGGAATCGAGCCTGAGCCAGGGCTTGCCGCTGCCGGACCAATGCAAAAGGCTAACCGGACCGGGGTGAAGGTCACGACAGCTGCCCCTCACGTTATCGCCACCTAAGCCGTGCTGGTTCCACCGGTGCTCGATGGGCGCCACGTATCCCGCGAAGACCAGCAGGAACGGCGGGAGAGACCCGAGCTCGTAGATCCGGTGGCTCTTCTGGATCTCCATCCACCGCTCAATGAGACTCGTGTAACCGACCTCTCTCCACCGCACCAGATCTATCACCATCACGCCGGTGTTGAAGTAGCACGGCTTCCGGCCCTTGAACGCGCGGGTGAGTCGCCGATTCGACCAGAACCCCGCTGTGAAGTACTTCGTGAAGTTGGCATGGCAGTACTCCGGCGCTCCGATCGTTCTGTTTCCGAGCCTCGTGGTCCAGAGCTTGGCGATATCGTCGACCACGACGAGATCGGAGTCCAGGTATATCACTCTCTGCACGCAGGACTCGAGCAGACCCGCCAAGTAATTTCTCGCGTAGTTCAACGGCTGCTCGAGCGCTTGCCTCACCGACGTCGAGATTAGTCCCCGGACGATCTGCGGATCGAAGTAGTACACCTTGAACTTCAACTGAGGGAAAGTGGATTCCACAAGGGTTTTCAGATTCGTCTCCGAGACCAGAAAGTGGAAGAATATGCTCTCCGGGCATCGCGAGTGCTGCAGGATCGAATGGACGGCGGCGATCGAGCCACGGAGGTACTCCACGTCAAGCGTGATCGCCACGTGCACCAAATTCGGATCGCAAACCTCGGTTCCAGAGCCGACGGAGCCGCATTCATCGGCATTGCGAAATGAGGGGGCTCTTCGGAAGGAAAAGCGACCGAAGGAAGCAGAGGTGGACTCGTGGACCGGAAACCGGAGGTAGTTGTCGAGATGAGACGATCGGATGGCCTCGGCGGGAGGAAATGACTGGAGAGAAGGCGAGAGGACGATCATGACCATTGCCGCGGAGAAGAAGCCGGAGAACCTCATAATCCAAAGCATCATCACCGTGTAAACCCCCCtccgcttcttcttctttgacttGAAATCAAACCGATCTGCTAGAATCGAGGAGAGGAACGCTAGGGTTCCTTTAAGGTCCGCCAGAGTTGTACCGAAAGAAAAagtattagaagaaaaaaaatccacacaGAGAAAGTTCTTGTTCTTCGATTCggcttttgttctttttctatcAATCAATCAAAGGATGCCGTGGGAACGAagcgaagaagaagaagaagaagaagaagaagaagaaagaaatatcaTCCTCTCTGAGCCCCAACCAGGGCGCAGGATAAGCACCTTTCGCTACAATGCGCCGCCTCAGCCTCTCTCTACTCCCTCTCTTCTCCCCTCACTCTCTCTTGCTTGCTCCAGAAGGTGAAGCTCTAGAGAGAGATTTAcagacagagagggagagagagaaagagaaagaccTTTCCTTTCCAGCTTTGCGTTTTCCACCATAGAAATCCACGGCCAAACATAATTATAAAGATTTTAAAGggttaatatttatatataaaaaaataaaataaatccgatttttcatttttcattttttgggtttttttaatttttatttttgttggtaaTATACAATGCGTGTGTTTTGGTGACAGAGCCTTGTGGAAGGAAAGGACCAGCTGTCCTTGTCTTGTATCACAATGACGAATGACGATTGCGTCCCCGGCATCTACTGAACCCACACTTGGAGGTATGTACACGTCACTCTTTCTCTAGTGTTCTCATACTGTTTACTGACCGGGTCAAACCGAAAACCAAACCCCACCCGGTTTGGGTGAGACCCGCCCGATTGGCTTCGTGCCCCACTTTCGGCCGTCATACACTACCTTATCAAGGAGAGCCTGGCATTTGGTCGGTCCATGATTATATATGAcacctgaaaaagaaaaaatgcaggGTCACTCACAGACTTTTTATTGTGAACTTTTTTCGCTTTTGGGGCAAAAAGCTGGAACGGAGAAGGTGCtcattgctttattttattcattattttcattatttctttcatttcgTGGTAGGTGTGTGATTATGATTTTTTGGgatatatttgattaattttttgacaatttttatttattttaatttgaaatagtGTTTTGTTGGGATATCAAAGGGATAAGTGTTTTTCATGGAATTCacgtttgagaaaaaaaaaaaaaattactatcaaATATATCTGcttattttaagaaaacatgttactaataaaataaaataaaaaatgttttgtaaaatatatatgatttcttcAAAAATGTTTTGGACATGTCTCTTTAACGacatttt
Coding sequences within it:
- the LOC132171719 gene encoding probable galacturonosyltransferase-like 7, yielding MMLWIMRFSGFFSAAMVMIVLSPSLQSFPPAEAIRSSHLDNYLRFPVHESTSASFGRFSFRRAPSFRNADECGSVGSGTEVCDPNLVHVAITLDVEYLRGSIAAVHSILQHSRCPESIFFHFLVSETNLKTLVESTFPQLKFKVYYFDPQIVRGLISTSVRQALEQPLNYARNYLAGLLESCVQRVIYLDSDLVVVDDIAKLWTTRLGNRTIGAPEYCHANFTKYFTAGFWSNRRLTRAFKGRKPCYFNTGVMVIDLVRWREVGYTSLIERWMEIQKSHRIYELGSLPPFLLVFAGYVAPIEHRWNQHGLGGDNVRGSCRDLHPGPVSLLHWSGSGKPWLRLDSRKPCPLDALWVPYDLYGLSH